In Roseiconus lacunae, one genomic interval encodes:
- a CDS encoding RedB protein, with product MNHPELSPKDWSLAISLWGCAVVGVWTWSTQHEFSVNAKSVNAVPSRWPAASEVVKSDDRATLILFLHPRCPCTRATIVELEKTLTGRALDASQLPKCFVVASLPTDADQRWLDSQTVRRAANLPNAEVVWDYDGHISSSFGAITSGTVMLYRIDGHLQFSGGVTISRGHEGSSLGADRLHALLHHDDHGSMESTPVFGCRLCLDSSS from the coding sequence ATGAACCACCCCGAATTGTCACCGAAAGATTGGAGTCTAGCGATCTCGCTATGGGGCTGTGCTGTCGTCGGAGTGTGGACATGGTCGACTCAACACGAGTTCTCAGTCAATGCTAAATCGGTGAACGCTGTACCGAGCCGATGGCCAGCCGCGAGTGAAGTCGTCAAATCAGATGATCGCGCCACCTTGATTTTGTTCCTTCATCCCAGGTGCCCTTGTACTCGAGCAACCATCGTTGAATTGGAAAAGACGTTGACCGGTCGAGCGTTGGACGCATCGCAACTTCCAAAATGTTTCGTTGTCGCTTCACTACCGACGGACGCAGACCAGCGTTGGCTAGACAGTCAAACGGTACGCCGCGCTGCAAACCTTCCCAACGCTGAAGTCGTCTGGGATTACGACGGTCATATTTCAAGTTCTTTTGGAGCGATCACGAGTGGAACGGTCATGCTCTATCGAATCGACGGTCACTTGCAATTCTCAGGGGGAGTTACGATCTCGCGTGGCCATGAGGGATCGAGTCTCGGTGCCGATCGATTGCACGCACTTCTGCACCATGACGATCACGGTTCGATGGAATCGACACCTGTTTTTGGATGTCGTCTTTGTTTGGATTCATCTTCCTGA
- a CDS encoding PAS domain S-box protein produces the protein MSSLFGFIFLSVDQDQTVLGKSSLFTMLNHNTDISNHRDLGIKAAVQEKLRAQFRVIHQRTDRMFAILMVLQWFFGIAVALIVSPRTWVGAQSEIHPHVMMALIGGGILTLFPVAMTVLYPGRRATRIVIACSQTLYSSLLIHLTGGRIETHFHVFGSLAFLAAYRDPWVMFPSTLIVAIDHFVRGVWWPESVFGVATASQWRWLEHAAWVVFEVVFLLVIIQQSIREMRSLARQSVLLNNALRSAEASDRLFREGFNQAAMGMAVKRLDGAYIRINDRYCEITGYGREELFKKRFQDITHPDDVPLHSAAITKLSSGEISNLEIDKRYLHRQGHEVWVRLTLSLVRDEEGAPDYLIAAAQDITQERFAQDQIAKLSLVASKTRHSVIIAGPDRRIQWVNDGFTNLTGYTAEEAIGYRPSNFLHGADTDQATKTLISQRLQDEQAVSVEIQNYHKDGHPYWINLEIDPVFDNQGHLIHFIATQSDISERIRREKELEEATEAAQAANRAKSQFLANISHEIRTPLNGILGFTEVLIRDRGKISANEMDEHLQIIRRSGEHLLTLINDVLDLSKIEAECLSVESISCSPHQVLSDTVSVLRVGAMEKGISLDYRWESAVPEFIVSDPYRLKQLLLNLVGNAIKFTDQGSVLIVASLDKAASQPELIFEIRDTGIGIPQEKLDAVFQPFTQADDTVTRKYGGTGLGLSISQKIAESLGGNLSVRSEVGRGSTFVARIATGDLSQADRYDLSDEPPGADIKSGQLSGCDFDGISVLVVDDGDTNRKLIRLLLERHGAKVRLAENGQVALDMVARNSFDVVLMDMQMPVLDGYSASTRLRERGYDRPIIALTAHAMKGDREKCERAGCSGYLAKPINADELYALMTQLCQRASIGFDSVVDQLINELSDNECPSFAPIRSHLPTEDPEVWDLVDTFLSRLESKLAEMDRAWDEGDMGALSELAHWLKGAGGTVGFDCFTQPASDLEGDANSNCRTNAKATMGKIRELQRRCVVSPEL, from the coding sequence ATGTCGTCTTTGTTTGGATTCATCTTCCTGAGCGTCGACCAGGATCAAACCGTTTTGGGCAAGTCCAGTCTGTTTACCATGCTAAACCACAACACCGATATTTCGAATCACCGAGACTTGGGGATCAAAGCGGCAGTCCAGGAGAAACTGCGCGCACAATTTCGCGTGATCCACCAGCGCACCGATCGCATGTTTGCCATCCTGATGGTGTTGCAATGGTTCTTCGGAATCGCGGTCGCATTGATCGTTTCTCCGAGAACCTGGGTCGGAGCTCAGAGTGAAATTCACCCTCACGTCATGATGGCGTTGATTGGTGGAGGAATCTTGACTTTATTTCCTGTTGCGATGACCGTGCTCTACCCCGGTCGCCGCGCAACTCGGATCGTGATTGCATGTAGTCAAACGCTGTATTCCTCTTTGCTAATCCATCTCACCGGCGGCCGCATCGAGACTCATTTCCATGTCTTTGGATCGCTGGCATTTTTGGCGGCGTACCGCGATCCCTGGGTCATGTTTCCTTCAACGTTGATCGTCGCGATTGATCATTTTGTCCGTGGCGTTTGGTGGCCCGAATCAGTGTTCGGCGTCGCGACGGCTTCACAATGGCGTTGGCTCGAACATGCCGCATGGGTTGTCTTTGAAGTTGTCTTTTTGTTGGTGATCATCCAACAAAGTATCAGAGAAATGCGCTCGCTGGCACGTCAATCGGTTCTGCTAAACAATGCACTTCGTTCGGCCGAAGCCAGTGACAGACTATTCCGCGAGGGTTTCAATCAAGCGGCAATGGGGATGGCTGTAAAACGCCTCGATGGGGCCTACATTCGTATCAACGATCGGTACTGTGAGATCACCGGATATGGTCGCGAAGAGCTCTTCAAGAAACGATTTCAAGACATCACGCATCCGGACGATGTGCCACTGCATTCGGCCGCGATTACCAAGCTATCCTCGGGTGAGATCTCTAATCTTGAGATTGACAAGCGGTATTTGCATCGACAGGGGCACGAGGTCTGGGTGCGGCTGACGCTCTCGCTCGTACGTGATGAAGAGGGAGCTCCGGACTATCTAATCGCGGCGGCTCAAGACATCACTCAAGAGCGTTTTGCCCAAGATCAGATCGCGAAGTTGTCGTTGGTCGCCAGCAAGACTCGTCACTCGGTTATCATCGCCGGACCCGATCGAAGGATCCAATGGGTCAACGACGGATTCACCAATTTGACTGGGTACACCGCAGAAGAAGCGATCGGATATAGACCAAGCAATTTTCTGCACGGGGCCGATACTGATCAAGCGACGAAGACACTTATTTCTCAACGGCTTCAAGACGAACAGGCCGTGAGTGTCGAAATCCAGAACTATCACAAAGACGGCCACCCCTACTGGATCAATCTTGAGATCGATCCTGTTTTTGACAATCAGGGACACCTGATTCATTTCATTGCGACACAATCAGATATTTCTGAACGTATCCGCCGCGAGAAAGAATTGGAAGAGGCGACCGAGGCAGCACAGGCGGCTAATCGAGCGAAGAGCCAATTCTTGGCAAATATCAGCCATGAAATACGAACGCCATTAAACGGTATACTTGGCTTTACCGAAGTTCTGATCCGAGACCGCGGAAAGATCTCGGCGAATGAGATGGATGAGCACCTGCAAATTATTCGTCGCAGTGGCGAGCACCTCTTGACGTTGATCAACGATGTGCTCGACCTTTCCAAAATCGAAGCCGAGTGTCTTTCTGTTGAATCGATTTCGTGTTCTCCACATCAGGTTTTATCGGACACAGTTTCGGTGCTTCGAGTCGGCGCGATGGAGAAGGGAATCAGCCTCGACTATCGATGGGAATCGGCTGTTCCTGAATTTATCGTTTCAGATCCCTACCGACTAAAGCAGTTGCTCCTCAATCTCGTGGGCAATGCGATCAAATTCACTGACCAAGGTTCGGTCTTGATTGTCGCGAGTCTTGACAAGGCGGCGTCACAACCGGAGTTGATCTTCGAAATTCGAGACACGGGAATCGGTATTCCCCAGGAGAAGCTCGATGCGGTTTTCCAACCGTTCACGCAAGCCGATGATACCGTGACCAGGAAGTATGGTGGGACGGGGCTTGGGCTCTCGATCAGTCAAAAGATCGCCGAATCGCTCGGTGGGAACCTGAGTGTGCGCAGTGAAGTCGGTCGAGGAAGTACCTTCGTCGCACGAATCGCGACTGGCGATTTGTCCCAGGCTGATCGTTATGATTTATCGGATGAGCCACCGGGAGCTGACATTAAGTCGGGACAGCTAAGTGGCTGTGATTTCGATGGAATCTCCGTCCTCGTCGTGGACGACGGGGACACCAACCGAAAACTGATCCGTCTATTGCTTGAACGCCACGGGGCTAAAGTCCGACTTGCCGAAAACGGTCAGGTTGCACTAGATATGGTTGCAAGAAACTCGTTCGACGTTGTTTTGATGGACATGCAAATGCCAGTTCTCGACGGCTACTCTGCATCGACGCGACTTCGTGAACGCGGTTACGATCGGCCGATTATCGCTTTGACCGCACATGCGATGAAAGGTGACCGTGAGAAGTGTGAACGAGCTGGGTGTAGCGGATATCTCGCGAAACCGATCAACGCGGATGAGTTGTATGCGTTGATGACACAGCTTTGCCAAAGGGCGAGCATCGGATTTGATTCGGTGGTCGATCAGCTCATCAACGAACTTAGCGATAATGAGTGTCCGTCGTTCGCTCCGATCAGGTCGCATCTTCCAACGGAAGACCCCGAAGTTTGGGATCTCGTCGACACATTCTTGTCGCGGTTAGAATCAAAATTGGCCGAGATGGATCGCGCTTGGGATGAAGGTGACATGGGGGCACTGTCTGAACTTGCGCATTGGCTAAAAGGTGCCGGAGGTACGGTGGGGTTTGATTGTTTCACCCAGCCTGCGTCAGACCTAGAGGGTGACGCAAATAGCAACTGTCGGACCAATGCTAAGGCGACCATGGGGAAGATTCGTGAACTACAGCGCCGCTGCGTTGTGTCTCCTGAATTGTGA